A genomic region of Tsukamurella pulmonis contains the following coding sequences:
- a CDS encoding DsbA family protein, producing MNRPLALTIWLDPVCPYSWTTAQWLLAAVDNPNELQWKQMSLALLNEGRELPEPARKRMQDSRAAGRLFASLARELDSERMWQALRTFSDQYHRDGGTIDDQSVREMLLELDLPAHHISSIDDPTFDAAVRDAHTLSQEAAGESAGSPLIGIGETVFHGPVLTAIPAPTAARDLLTALETLATVETFASVQRFAHPSNSHL from the coding sequence GTGAACCGACCGCTTGCCCTCACAATCTGGCTGGACCCGGTGTGCCCGTACTCGTGGACCACCGCACAGTGGCTGCTGGCCGCTGTCGACAATCCCAACGAACTACAGTGGAAACAGATGAGTCTCGCCCTCCTCAACGAGGGACGCGAACTACCCGAACCTGCCCGCAAGCGGATGCAGGATTCCCGGGCGGCGGGCAGACTGTTCGCCTCGCTGGCGCGCGAACTAGACAGCGAGCGGATGTGGCAGGCCCTGCGAACGTTCAGCGACCAGTACCACCGAGACGGCGGCACGATCGACGATCAGTCAGTGCGAGAAATGCTACTGGAGCTCGACCTGCCCGCACACCACATCTCGAGCATCGACGACCCGACCTTCGACGCCGCGGTGCGCGATGCACATACGCTCAGTCAAGAAGCCGCGGGCGAAAGCGCAGGAAGCCCCCTGATCGGGATCGGCGAGACCGTCTTCCACGGTCCCGTGCTCACCGCGATACCGGCCCCCACCGCCGCACGCGACTTGCTCACCGCTCTCGAAACACTCGCCACCGTCGAGACCTTCGCATCCGTACAACGGTTTGCACACCCTAGTAACAGCCACCTCTGA
- a CDS encoding YgaP family membrane protein, whose product MRKLAIDRAVLLLAGTLNLTGVALSVTASSWWILLALFVSVNLIQSSLTGFCPAARLLTKTGMRSGKAF is encoded by the coding sequence ATGCGCAAGCTCGCCATCGACCGAGCAGTTCTGCTCCTCGCCGGAACACTGAACCTGACCGGCGTCGCCCTCAGCGTCACCGCGTCATCCTGGTGGATCCTCCTGGCGCTGTTTGTCTCGGTGAACCTCATTCAATCAAGTCTCACCGGGTTCTGCCCAGCAGCGAGGCTTCTCACGAAGACAGGGATGCGATCCGGAAAGGCGTTCTAG
- a CDS encoding MMPL family transporter has protein sequence MPETVTDTAESAPGTPRSSLTGALGRLGVWVTGHGRVVTAVWVLLVVGLGIFAPFVEKNLSGAGWQADGSQSVQVRELAQKHFGGNASHAIQVVVHSDTAALTEGQGPQILERVTSELRADPRIAQVVAPQPGATLSGDGKTAIVLAGAGADTNEMVRAATDLKGPLSALSTETVSVNPTGSSVLWSDFNAANLEAMLTSEMLSWPVTLAILVIAFGTLVAAGLPLLLTLAGLVASAGALVLINEIVPVSIWAMNFAMMFSLALGIDYALFLVVRYRAARFGQGASPREAITQTMNTAGKAVLLSGVTVLISLSAVMLVPSPSFRSMAGGIMLSVVFVLAATLTLLPLVLVKLDARINALALPWARVGEHHSPVFERWGQRLWKRPFAWGAAALAILIALSIPLAGLKTAMPSIAVLPSDANARVGYDQVKQAFGPGAPGTLQIITPSSTAAQAHQVLAGDAGIAGAMPPVAATDDSGLSLISAVPKVDPSDPSLTATVDRLRSDLPEGTLVGGAAVENLDLKAQLDTSTPIVIAVILLLGFALLLVALRAPLIALIGTGVSLLSTAAAFGVARLVFQDGIGASLLGFESQGFLDAWAPVFFFAMIFAIAMDYTVFLLSSAKEHWERSGDPKEAMIGAVSHSGRVIFAAGGVMVAVFFTFALSGPLPPKEMGVILGVAVLLDTFLIRLVLLPVALRLAGRAAWACPAWLAKVLPNISFAHD, from the coding sequence ATGCCCGAGACAGTCACAGATACGGCAGAATCGGCTCCTGGCACGCCCAGGTCATCGTTGACCGGCGCGTTGGGGCGTCTTGGCGTCTGGGTGACCGGGCACGGCCGGGTTGTCACAGCAGTGTGGGTGCTGCTGGTTGTGGGACTCGGGATCTTCGCGCCGTTCGTGGAGAAGAACCTCTCCGGTGCGGGCTGGCAGGCCGATGGTTCGCAGTCGGTGCAGGTGCGCGAGCTGGCGCAGAAACACTTCGGTGGCAACGCCAGCCACGCGATCCAGGTGGTCGTGCACAGCGACACCGCGGCGTTGACCGAAGGTCAAGGGCCTCAGATCCTGGAGCGGGTGACCTCCGAGCTGAGAGCGGATCCGCGGATCGCCCAGGTCGTCGCGCCACAGCCGGGCGCCACACTGAGCGGGGACGGCAAGACGGCGATCGTCCTCGCCGGCGCAGGGGCCGATACGAATGAAATGGTCCGGGCTGCGACCGATCTCAAAGGGCCGCTCAGTGCACTATCGACGGAGACGGTGTCGGTGAATCCGACCGGCTCGTCGGTGCTGTGGTCGGATTTCAACGCCGCGAACCTCGAGGCGATGCTCACCTCGGAGATGCTTTCCTGGCCCGTCACTTTGGCGATCCTGGTGATCGCGTTCGGTACGTTGGTCGCCGCCGGTCTGCCGTTGCTGTTGACGTTGGCCGGGTTGGTGGCCTCGGCCGGTGCGTTGGTGCTGATCAACGAGATCGTGCCGGTGTCGATCTGGGCGATGAACTTCGCGATGATGTTCTCCCTCGCGCTGGGCATCGACTATGCCCTGTTCCTGGTGGTGCGGTACCGGGCGGCCCGGTTCGGGCAGGGGGCTTCGCCGCGCGAGGCGATCACGCAGACGATGAATACCGCCGGCAAGGCGGTGCTGCTGTCCGGGGTCACCGTGCTGATCTCCCTGTCCGCGGTGATGCTGGTGCCTTCACCGTCGTTCCGGTCGATGGCTGGTGGGATCATGCTCTCGGTCGTGTTCGTCCTCGCTGCGACGCTGACCCTGCTGCCGCTGGTGTTGGTCAAGCTCGATGCGCGGATCAACGCGCTCGCGTTGCCGTGGGCCCGCGTCGGTGAGCACCACTCACCCGTGTTCGAGCGATGGGGACAGCGGCTGTGGAAGCGTCCGTTCGCCTGGGGCGCTGCCGCACTAGCAATCCTGATCGCATTGTCGATCCCGTTGGCGGGACTGAAGACCGCGATGCCATCGATCGCGGTGCTACCGTCCGATGCCAACGCGCGAGTCGGCTACGACCAGGTCAAGCAAGCCTTCGGCCCCGGCGCTCCTGGAACACTGCAAATCATCACCCCGTCCTCGACCGCAGCACAGGCGCACCAGGTGCTGGCCGGTGATGCGGGAATCGCCGGCGCGATGCCGCCCGTCGCCGCAACAGATGACAGCGGCCTGTCGCTGATCTCCGCGGTGCCGAAGGTCGATCCCTCCGACCCGAGCCTGACCGCGACAGTCGACCGGCTCCGCTCCGACCTTCCCGAGGGCACCTTGGTCGGTGGCGCGGCAGTGGAGAACCTCGACCTGAAGGCCCAACTCGACACCTCCACCCCGATAGTGATCGCGGTCATCCTCCTGCTGGGCTTCGCTCTGCTGCTGGTCGCGCTACGGGCGCCGCTGATCGCTCTGATCGGCACCGGGGTAAGCCTGCTGTCCACCGCAGCGGCATTCGGCGTGGCCCGCCTGGTGTTCCAGGACGGCATCGGCGCAAGCCTGCTCGGCTTCGAATCGCAGGGCTTCCTCGACGCCTGGGCACCGGTCTTCTTCTTCGCGATGATCTTCGCGATCGCCATGGACTACACAGTGTTCCTGCTTTCGTCCGCCAAGGAGCACTGGGAACGCTCCGGTGACCCGAAAGAGGCGATGATCGGAGCTGTCTCGCACTCCGGTCGCGTGATCTTCGCCGCTGGGGGCGTCATGGTCGCCGTGTTCTTCACCTTCGCCCTGTCCGGGCCGCTGCCCCCGAAGGAGATGGGCGTCATCCTCGGCGTCGCGGTTCTCCTCGACACCTTCCTCATCCGCCTCGTTTTGCTCCCCGTCGCACTGCGTCTGGCCGGCCGCGCCGCATGGGCCTGCCCGGCCTGGCTCGCCAAAGTCCTGCCGAACATCAGCTTCGCCCATGACTAG
- a CDS encoding metal-sensitive transcriptional regulator codes for MKVPEQAAKPILTRLKRAHGHLATVIRMLEDGQDCEDVLTQLAAVNKALGRSGYALVATGLQHCMSTEGPENVDQQKLERLFLALA; via the coding sequence GTGAAGGTTCCAGAGCAAGCCGCCAAGCCCATCCTCACCAGGCTCAAGCGCGCACACGGGCACCTCGCCACCGTCATCCGGATGCTCGAAGACGGCCAAGACTGCGAAGACGTCCTCACTCAACTCGCCGCCGTCAACAAGGCCCTCGGACGCAGCGGATACGCCCTCGTAGCCACCGGCCTCCAACACTGCATGAGCACCGAAGGCCCCGAGAACGTCGACCAACAGAAACTCGAAAGGCTCTTCCTGGCGCTCGCCTAA
- a CDS encoding DUF6262 family protein, whose product MSANEASRAALAASAELRSEASQRSIEKALKAMRRNGETINVQAVARRAGLARSTVYRHKELLAKVHRQRRTAATPPPAAAGHEAAAADPATGVLAAMHLRIQQKDAKIAELTRQIKQHEATIARLHGEIDDLSPD is encoded by the coding sequence GTGAGCGCCAACGAAGCCTCTCGTGCCGCGTTAGCCGCGAGCGCCGAGCTCCGGTCCGAGGCATCGCAGCGCAGTATCGAAAAGGCACTCAAGGCGATGCGCCGCAACGGGGAAACCATCAACGTCCAGGCCGTCGCGCGGCGGGCCGGGCTGGCTCGCTCGACCGTCTACCGGCACAAGGAGCTGCTGGCGAAGGTTCACCGCCAGCGACGCACCGCAGCGACCCCGCCGCCAGCTGCTGCCGGCCACGAAGCGGCCGCAGCGGATCCGGCGACCGGTGTCCTCGCGGCCATGCATCTTCGGATCCAACAGAAGGACGCCAAGATCGCAGAGCTGACCCGGCAGATCAAGCAGCACGAAGCGACGATCGCCCGACTGCACGGCGAGATCGACGACCTGTCCCCGGACTGA
- a CDS encoding tyrosine-type recombinase/integrase, with product MTTPEPAPRLSAAAATAFTWQAQAALVPTAWREPIYQIDSPEHRQVFRQNSRYLGRRLDFTPQGCPPRFAREVAWFVWLCATDQIGKIEPAYLRWCCEAISLATQSFIKEHGHPPVSITDLTSAALLRHALLAYEARNKRLPPVNTRRSITHLIEQLHLYLSVRCTDRSWWEHDIWDLRVDPRIPQREHEPSHDMAARLGGIEPGWLREGVRFWLRVSITAELLRWSSAVERSRMATRHLGRFLTDTGHTDDPVLADDPAQLRMIFTEFAAWLRSPAASARPNRRLTGSAIEATVSQTQVFYTFMVDHAGEAAAATGIARWGDVGPAHTRLWGPAFRRRATPRNRELTWYSTGDLQRMLCYLDVLATDRGRHVTLTHPDGTVSLVAGLGDPQAARIWLLQALTGRRASEILMLDVDPIEPIPGFERPPANPAEHPANRVTSGDGMGKETVASDDDGDSGVFVAKLRYQQTKVDGVIPTILIEQAVVNVIAEQRAWLAAQHPDWSPRYLFVPLRDHHQGRRHRPYNSYRQALSNLDRIHGLTDSTGRALRFTQTHRLRHTRATELLNDGVPLHVVQRYLGHKSPEMTLRYAATLAATSEAEFLKHKKIGAGGVDIALSPSDIYDMTQLAKRTDRVLPNGVCLLPPVKTCDKGNACLSCGHFATDATHLDELRSQHAATTALLQARREQFHARTGRALTDDNIWVHQRLRELHSLEQIITRLTAEAQGCAGQGRTGQDEHSHTAGTVTGAGAADRLPILQIQTRGSHESALRTAAGRAADTAAGSTPADGRAGEVDGSNVDPGGDTAGEDGGA from the coding sequence ATGACCACCCCTGAGCCTGCGCCGCGGCTGTCCGCGGCTGCGGCGACCGCGTTCACCTGGCAGGCGCAAGCCGCCCTTGTGCCGACGGCGTGGCGGGAGCCGATCTACCAGATCGACTCGCCCGAGCACCGGCAGGTGTTCCGGCAGAACTCGCGCTATCTCGGCCGTCGTCTGGACTTCACTCCGCAGGGCTGCCCGCCGCGGTTCGCCCGGGAGGTGGCCTGGTTCGTGTGGCTGTGCGCCACCGACCAGATCGGCAAGATCGAACCGGCGTACCTGCGGTGGTGTTGCGAGGCGATCTCCCTCGCCACCCAGAGCTTCATTAAGGAGCATGGGCATCCGCCGGTGTCGATCACCGACCTGACGTCGGCGGCGTTGCTGCGGCACGCCCTGCTCGCGTATGAGGCCCGCAACAAGCGGCTCCCGCCGGTGAACACTCGTCGCAGCATCACGCATCTGATCGAGCAGCTGCACCTGTACCTGTCGGTGCGGTGCACCGACCGCTCCTGGTGGGAGCACGACATCTGGGACCTGCGGGTCGATCCGCGGATCCCGCAACGCGAACACGAACCCAGCCACGACATGGCCGCACGCCTGGGCGGCATCGAACCGGGGTGGCTGCGCGAAGGGGTGCGGTTCTGGCTGCGCGTGTCCATCACCGCGGAGTTGCTGCGCTGGTCCTCCGCGGTGGAACGCTCGAGGATGGCGACCCGGCACCTGGGACGATTCCTCACCGACACCGGGCACACCGACGACCCGGTCCTGGCCGACGACCCCGCGCAGCTGCGCATGATCTTCACCGAGTTCGCCGCGTGGCTGCGCAGCCCGGCCGCCTCCGCCCGCCCGAACCGACGACTGACCGGCTCGGCGATCGAAGCGACCGTGTCCCAGACGCAGGTGTTCTACACGTTCATGGTCGACCACGCCGGCGAGGCGGCCGCCGCGACCGGCATCGCCCGCTGGGGCGACGTCGGCCCCGCGCACACCCGCCTGTGGGGGCCGGCGTTCCGCCGCCGCGCCACACCGAGGAACCGGGAACTGACCTGGTACAGCACCGGCGATCTGCAGCGGATGCTGTGCTACCTCGACGTCCTCGCCACCGACCGCGGCCGCCACGTCACGCTCACCCACCCCGACGGCACCGTCTCCCTCGTCGCCGGCCTCGGGGACCCGCAGGCGGCACGGATCTGGCTCCTGCAGGCCCTCACCGGCCGGCGGGCCTCGGAGATCCTCATGCTCGACGTCGACCCGATCGAGCCGATCCCCGGGTTCGAACGCCCACCCGCCAACCCGGCAGAGCACCCCGCGAACAGGGTTACCAGCGGGGACGGGATGGGGAAGGAGACTGTGGCCAGCGACGACGACGGTGACAGCGGGGTGTTCGTGGCGAAGTTGCGGTACCAGCAGACCAAGGTCGACGGGGTGATCCCGACGATCCTCATCGAGCAGGCCGTGGTCAACGTCATCGCCGAGCAGCGGGCCTGGCTCGCCGCGCAGCACCCGGACTGGTCACCGCGGTATCTGTTCGTGCCGCTGCGCGATCACCACCAGGGCCGCCGGCACCGCCCCTACAACAGCTACCGGCAGGCACTGAGCAACCTCGATCGGATCCATGGACTCACCGACAGCACCGGGCGGGCCTTGCGGTTCACCCAAACTCACCGGCTGCGGCACACCCGCGCCACCGAGCTGCTCAACGACGGGGTGCCCTTGCACGTGGTGCAGCGCTACCTCGGGCACAAGAGCCCAGAGATGACGCTCCGGTACGCCGCCACGCTGGCGGCGACGTCGGAGGCGGAGTTCCTCAAGCACAAGAAGATCGGCGCCGGTGGCGTCGATATCGCGCTCAGTCCCAGCGACATCTACGACATGACCCAGCTGGCCAAGCGCACCGACCGGGTCCTGCCCAACGGGGTGTGCCTGCTGCCGCCGGTGAAGACCTGCGACAAGGGCAACGCCTGCCTGTCCTGTGGGCATTTCGCCACCGACGCAACCCACCTCGACGAACTGCGCTCGCAGCACGCGGCCACGACCGCGTTGCTGCAGGCCCGTCGTGAGCAGTTCCACGCCCGGACTGGACGGGCGTTGACCGACGACAACATCTGGGTGCACCAACGGCTGCGGGAGCTGCATTCGCTCGAGCAGATCATCACCCGGCTCACCGCCGAGGCCCAAGGCTGCGCAGGCCAGGGCCGCACGGGCCAGGACGAGCACAGCCACACTGCAGGGACGGTGACCGGTGCCGGCGCCGCCGATCGGCTGCCGATCCTGCAGATCCAGACCCGCGGGAGCCACGAATCAGCCCTGCGCACCGCTGCAGGCCGCGCTGCGGACACTGCCGCGGGCAGCACACCGGCTGACGGTAGAGCCGGTGAAGTCGATGGCAGCAATGTCGATCCCGGCGGCGATACCGCCGGTGAGGACGGCGGCGCGTGA
- a CDS encoding tyrosine-type recombinase/integrase, which produces MAKVQRVRFPDRPGTYIVVDELDRPIKPAREYLRFLTASAASPNTVRAYAAGLAQWWTVLDHSGHRWDEFPTTLFGQFLTFLRTGDLPGTRRIGPEIVGGSSTATVQLRATAVLSFYRFQADAHHLLGPYEKLFTSHGQWRRRSRYVGFLDGVGPSHPTDHPIYRVRQPNRAATPVLLPREVTAILNACATHDGTRWSGAGPGLRNRLLFAILAETGMRLGEALSVRHHDFHIGGGGTPYVEVAGRQDHPHEVRCKTGPRRIYVGDDLAALYSEYVWALIDDSADLEVPGFSTHFVFVNLTHGTRFAPMRPETVYAAVRSITRRCNHPNNGAHTDTEPGQRVLQPGWTPHWLRHTHATALLLSGVAPHVVMRRLGHADVQTTLSTYGWVTEDAEMRSIAQWRNYVAGWKGLHDDHP; this is translated from the coding sequence GTGGCGAAGGTGCAGCGGGTGCGGTTCCCGGACCGGCCGGGCACGTACATCGTGGTCGACGAGCTGGACCGGCCGATCAAACCCGCCCGGGAGTACCTGCGGTTTCTCACCGCGAGCGCGGCGTCACCGAACACGGTCCGCGCCTACGCCGCGGGTTTGGCGCAGTGGTGGACGGTGCTCGATCACAGCGGGCACCGGTGGGATGAGTTCCCCACCACCTTGTTCGGGCAGTTCCTGACGTTCCTGCGGACGGGGGATCTGCCCGGGACCCGGCGGATCGGCCCCGAGATCGTCGGCGGATCGTCGACAGCGACGGTGCAGCTGCGGGCGACTGCGGTGCTCAGCTTCTACCGGTTCCAGGCCGATGCGCACCATCTGCTGGGCCCGTACGAGAAGCTGTTCACCTCGCACGGGCAGTGGCGCCGACGGTCCCGGTACGTCGGGTTCCTCGACGGTGTCGGCCCCAGCCACCCCACCGATCACCCGATCTACCGGGTACGGCAACCCAACCGGGCCGCCACCCCGGTGCTGCTGCCGCGGGAGGTCACCGCGATCCTCAACGCCTGCGCCACCCATGACGGCACCCGCTGGTCCGGCGCCGGCCCTGGGCTGCGGAACCGGCTGCTGTTCGCGATCCTCGCCGAGACCGGGATGCGGCTCGGTGAGGCGTTGTCGGTGCGGCATCACGATTTCCACATCGGTGGCGGTGGCACCCCGTACGTGGAGGTCGCCGGCCGCCAGGACCACCCGCACGAGGTGCGATGCAAGACCGGGCCGCGGCGGATCTACGTCGGCGACGACCTGGCGGCCCTGTACTCGGAGTACGTGTGGGCGTTGATCGACGACAGCGCTGATCTGGAAGTGCCCGGTTTCAGTACGCATTTCGTGTTCGTCAACCTCACCCACGGCACCCGGTTCGCGCCGATGCGGCCGGAAACGGTGTACGCGGCGGTCCGGTCCATCACCCGCCGCTGCAACCACCCCAACAACGGCGCCCACACCGATACAGAGCCCGGGCAGCGGGTGCTGCAGCCAGGGTGGACGCCGCACTGGCTCCGCCACACCCACGCGACGGCGTTGCTGCTCTCCGGTGTCGCTCCGCACGTGGTGATGCGCAGGCTCGGTCACGCGGATGTGCAGACCACCCTCTCGACCTACGGGTGGGTCACCGAAGACGCCGAGATGCGGTCGATCGCACAGTGGCGCAACTACGTCGCCGGATGGAAAGGCCTGCACGATGACCACCCCTGA
- a CDS encoding ImmA/IrrE family metallo-endopeptidase, which yields MTAKALAAELNWPSAARLTRLEKSITSEISTGELEALTTILRFPPRFFTTEPPMRIHPSDLLFRAPQSTTKTEQEYLTDFASMVGEFLDELHSRWQLPAVKIPMVDPSVPVAEAAGRVRDALGVGRDEPIDYLTHNIEHAGVPIVMRRMLAAATLRDGGAAASEKHLGYSTRVGEFKARPLIVVRQSTSWERTRWTLAHELGHLSLHWSGDVTEDKEEQASRFASELLAPLAQVRKEVSRTPSLMSLVPVKQKWGISIGALLRHLHTGGVLDDDRFRSLQKQLYQRVNPDTGRTWGRTEPGWDDRAVERPRLLSKWIELGFSVQSPQLLATYDLIFPGDILADFLVGQRPAPSTTSSPPPLPPPLPARLPLRRPSTPPRVRGARTGVPVTVRRM from the coding sequence ATGACCGCGAAAGCGCTGGCAGCTGAGTTGAATTGGCCGTCAGCGGCGCGACTGACCCGCTTGGAGAAGTCGATCACGAGCGAGATCAGTACCGGTGAACTGGAGGCGTTGACGACGATTCTGCGATTCCCGCCACGGTTCTTCACCACGGAGCCGCCGATGCGGATCCACCCATCGGACTTGCTGTTTCGGGCGCCGCAGTCGACGACGAAGACTGAGCAGGAGTATCTGACGGATTTCGCTTCGATGGTCGGGGAGTTCCTCGACGAGCTGCATTCACGGTGGCAGCTGCCGGCGGTGAAGATCCCGATGGTCGATCCGTCGGTGCCGGTCGCGGAGGCTGCCGGGCGGGTACGTGATGCGCTCGGTGTGGGCCGGGACGAGCCTATCGACTACCTGACCCACAACATCGAGCACGCGGGTGTGCCGATCGTGATGCGACGGATGCTCGCTGCCGCGACCCTGCGCGACGGCGGCGCAGCCGCATCGGAGAAGCACCTCGGGTATTCGACACGGGTCGGTGAGTTCAAGGCGCGACCGCTGATCGTCGTGAGGCAGTCGACTTCCTGGGAGCGGACACGGTGGACTCTCGCCCATGAGCTGGGCCACCTGAGCTTGCACTGGAGCGGCGATGTCACTGAGGACAAGGAGGAGCAGGCTTCGCGGTTCGCCTCGGAGTTGCTCGCCCCGTTGGCGCAGGTACGCAAGGAGGTGTCCCGGACGCCGTCGCTGATGTCGTTGGTGCCGGTCAAGCAGAAGTGGGGCATTTCGATCGGCGCGTTGCTACGGCACCTGCACACCGGTGGCGTGCTCGACGACGACCGGTTCCGCAGCTTGCAGAAGCAGCTCTACCAACGGGTCAACCCGGATACCGGGCGGACCTGGGGCCGGACCGAGCCGGGCTGGGACGACCGAGCCGTGGAACGGCCGCGGTTGCTGAGCAAGTGGATCGAGCTGGGATTTTCCGTGCAGTCACCGCAGTTGTTGGCGACCTACGACCTGATCTTCCCCGGAGATATCCTCGCCGATTTCCTGGTCGGGCAGCGGCCCGCCCCCTCCACCACCTCGTCCCCCCCTCCTCTTCCCCCACCTCTTCCGGCGCGGCTCCCTCTGCGCCGGCCGTCGACGCCGCCGCGGGTTCGCGGGGCGAGGACCGGGGTGCCGGTGACGGTTCGGCGGATGTGA
- a CDS encoding ImmA/IrrE family metallo-endopeptidase — protein sequence MTALFSQAEANPVMVALTRLAHGWSKKRLAEEAGISGSHVTRVEAGALPLAGKALDDYARALQCPVEALCVAFERSPAQGTHFRANATTAEWKRDRVWARANLVAMRLGRVVAHTDLDPELALPDLDPGDYAADLGEITVAQVLRRLWRIAGPIRSMTELLEAAGVFVVVEDFHDREIDAVTLRATAHHPHLVYVNAALPPDRMRMTLAHELGHLVMDAMTLVSPTETERRANVFAAEFLAPVDDIGPALDRVSTRTVHELDELRLDWGVSESSLVVRARERGVLSDRQYRAMFRLLNETGRMYGTRPGVPTETPELARDVLAQLATDGYSTTELDALTLLTAENRTSLFGAPEGATAGSRHLTVV from the coding sequence GTGACGGCACTCTTCTCGCAGGCCGAGGCGAACCCGGTGATGGTTGCGCTGACACGACTGGCGCACGGCTGGTCGAAGAAGCGGCTCGCTGAGGAGGCCGGGATCTCCGGATCGCACGTCACCCGGGTCGAGGCTGGCGCTCTGCCGCTGGCAGGTAAGGCGCTCGACGATTACGCCCGGGCGTTGCAATGCCCGGTCGAGGCGCTGTGCGTCGCGTTCGAGCGCTCACCTGCGCAGGGCACGCACTTCCGCGCCAACGCCACCACAGCGGAGTGGAAACGTGACCGCGTCTGGGCGCGCGCCAACCTGGTCGCGATGCGGCTAGGCCGGGTCGTCGCCCACACCGATCTCGATCCGGAACTGGCGCTGCCCGATCTCGACCCCGGGGACTACGCCGCCGATCTCGGCGAAATCACGGTCGCGCAAGTCCTGCGCCGGCTCTGGCGCATCGCCGGCCCCATCCGGTCGATGACCGAACTGCTGGAAGCGGCCGGGGTCTTCGTCGTCGTCGAGGACTTCCACGACCGCGAGATCGACGCGGTCACCCTACGCGCCACCGCGCATCACCCGCACCTGGTGTACGTCAACGCCGCACTACCGCCGGACCGGATGCGCATGACCCTCGCGCACGAACTCGGGCACCTGGTGATGGATGCGATGACCCTGGTCAGCCCCACCGAAACCGAGCGACGGGCAAATGTCTTCGCCGCCGAGTTCCTCGCCCCGGTCGACGACATCGGCCCGGCGCTGGACCGGGTCTCGACCCGGACCGTGCACGAGCTCGACGAGCTGCGCCTGGACTGGGGCGTGAGCGAGTCCTCGCTCGTTGTCCGAGCACGCGAGCGCGGCGTGCTCTCCGACCGGCAGTACCGGGCGATGTTCCGACTACTCAACGAAACCGGCCGGATGTACGGCACCCGGCCCGGTGTCCCGACCGAGACACCCGAGCTCGCCCGCGATGTTCTCGCCCAGCTCGCCACCGACGGATACAGCACCACCGAGCTCGACGCCCTGACACTGCTCACCGCCGAGAACCGCACCAGCCTGTTCGGCGCACCCGAGGGTGCCACCGCCGGCAGCCGTCACCTGACCGTCGTCTAA